The following proteins are encoded in a genomic region of Glycine max cultivar Williams 82 chromosome 18, Glycine_max_v4.0, whole genome shotgun sequence:
- the LOC121173995 gene encoding protein trichome birefringence-like 43 translates to MFVGDSLGLNQWQSLTCMLHIAVPQAPYSLARNGDVSIFTFTTYDVKVMFSRNALLVDIVGESIGRVLKLDSIQAGQTWKDIDVMIFDSWHWWIHTGRKQPWDLIQVGNRTYRDMDRLVAYEIALNTWAKWVDYNIDPTRTRVFFQGVSPGHQNPAQWGEPRPNLCEGKTRPILGFRYPGGPLPAELVLEKVLRAMQKPVYLLDITTLSQLRIDGHPSVYGFGGHLDPDCSHWCLAGVPDTWNELLYAILVKN, encoded by the exons ATGTTTGTGGGAGACTCTTTGGGTTTGAACCAATGGCAATCACTCACTTGCATGCTTCACATAGCTGTGCCACAAGCCCCATACAGCTTAGCAAGGAATGGAGATGTCTCCATTTTCACCTTTACG ACCTATGATGTTAAGGTAATGTTCTCGCGCAATGCATTACTGGTGGACATTGTTGGTGAGAGTATCGGTCGAGTATTGAAACTAGATTCAATTCAAGCTGGCCAAACATGGAAAGATATAGATGTAATGATATTTGATTCTTGGCATTGGTGGATTCACACAGGAAGAAAACAACC ATGGGATTTGATTCAAGTAGGGAATCGTACATATAGAGATATGGATCGATTGGTTGCATATGAGATAGCATTGAATACATGGGCCAAATGGGTTGATTACAATATTGATCCTACCCGAACAAGGGTGTTCTTCCAAGGAGTCTCTCCAGGTCATCAAAA TCCAGCGCAATGGGGTGAGCCAAGACCAAACTTATGTGAAGGGAAAACTAGGCCAATATTGGGATTCAGGTACCCAGGAGGACCACTCCCAGCAGAGTTGGTATTGGAGAAAGTGCTAAGAGCCATGCAAAAGCCTGTGTATTTGCTGGACATTACTACCCTATCCCAACTAAGGATAGATGGCCACCCGTCTGTTTATGGCTTTGGAGGGCATTTGGACCCGGATTGTAGCCACTGGTGCCTAGCTGGTGTTCCTGATACTTGGAATGAGCTTCTGTATGCTATTCTCGTTAAAAATTAA